From Candidatus Neomarinimicrobiota bacterium, the proteins below share one genomic window:
- the aspS gene encoding aspartate--tRNA ligase, which translates to MNLKRTHRCHELNESLVGQTVIVNGWINTRRDLGGIYFLDVRDRYGLIQIRVGIELPEILRDRVRKMTPEDVIAVKGKLALRPEDAINPKMASGTLEVLAEEVELLNKAKTPPFEITRRETGSEDLRLKYRYLDLRTQSLQKNILLRHETAQTVRHFLNQEDFLEIETPILMKSTPEGARDFLVPSRLHTGHFYALPQSPQTYKQILMVSGFDKYYQIVKCFRDEDLRADRQPEFTQIDIEMSFVDEPDVRDVGERLLAGVMKAVKNIELPLPLPVYSYQDAMETYGSDKPDTRFDVPLFNLDEIAEKSDFQIFRSVLASGGVIRGLRVPGGSRLSRKQIDGYTDLAKKYGLKGLAFVKVEEGGLSSGISRFFNDSLSEELIEVSGANPGDLLFFSADTWTTALTALGAVRLQLGKDLNLIEKDAYKALWVNDFPLVERSEEEDRFVAMHHPFTAPRPEDEERMETDPESVRAQAYDLVLNGHEIAGGSIRIYREDLQEKMFRILGISHDEARQKFGFLLDAFQYGAPPHGGIAFGFDRLVMILAGTDSIREVIAFPKTTTAQSPMDNAPDIVDEKQLKELHLRVENEEL; encoded by the coding sequence ATGAACTTAAAGCGTACACACCGATGTCACGAATTAAATGAGTCCCTGGTGGGACAAACCGTCATTGTCAATGGCTGGATAAATACCCGGAGGGATTTGGGCGGCATCTATTTCCTGGATGTCCGGGACCGCTATGGATTGATACAGATCCGGGTGGGGATTGAATTGCCGGAAATCCTTCGTGATCGTGTAAGAAAAATGACACCTGAAGATGTGATTGCCGTGAAAGGAAAACTTGCGTTGCGGCCTGAGGATGCCATCAACCCCAAAATGGCTTCCGGTACCCTGGAAGTGCTGGCAGAAGAGGTGGAACTTTTAAACAAAGCCAAAACGCCCCCTTTTGAAATCACCCGCCGGGAAACAGGAAGTGAAGATTTGCGGCTTAAATACCGGTATCTGGATTTAAGAACCCAGTCACTGCAAAAAAATATTCTGTTGCGACATGAAACAGCCCAGACTGTCCGGCACTTTTTGAACCAGGAGGATTTTCTTGAAATTGAAACGCCCATTCTCATGAAATCCACACCGGAAGGTGCCCGGGATTTTCTGGTCCCCAGCCGGCTGCACACGGGACACTTTTATGCTTTGCCCCAATCCCCCCAGACCTATAAACAGATTTTAATGGTCTCTGGTTTTGATAAGTATTACCAGATTGTAAAATGTTTCCGGGATGAAGACCTCAGGGCAGACCGCCAGCCGGAATTTACACAGATTGATATTGAAATGAGCTTTGTGGACGAACCGGATGTAAGAGATGTGGGGGAACGCTTGTTGGCCGGTGTGATGAAAGCCGTAAAGAATATCGAACTGCCGCTGCCCCTGCCTGTTTATTCCTATCAGGATGCCATGGAAACTTACGGGAGTGACAAGCCCGATACCCGCTTCGATGTACCTCTTTTTAATTTAGATGAAATAGCAGAAAAATCCGATTTTCAAATTTTTCGGTCTGTACTGGCCTCCGGTGGAGTGATTCGCGGACTGCGGGTTCCCGGAGGGAGTCGTTTGTCCCGGAAACAAATAGACGGATATACTGATCTTGCCAAAAAGTATGGACTTAAAGGACTTGCATTTGTTAAGGTAGAGGAAGGTGGACTATCAAGTGGAATTTCCAGGTTTTTCAATGATTCTTTGAGCGAGGAATTGATTGAAGTTTCCGGTGCAAATCCCGGGGATCTGTTATTCTTCAGTGCCGATACATGGACAACCGCTTTGACAGCCCTGGGAGCGGTTCGTCTTCAACTGGGAAAGGATTTGAATCTGATAGAGAAGGATGCATATAAAGCGTTGTGGGTCAACGACTTCCCCCTTGTTGAACGAAGTGAGGAAGAGGACCGTTTTGTAGCCATGCACCATCCATTTACAGCACCCCGGCCGGAAGATGAAGAACGGATGGAAACAGATCCTGAATCGGTCCGGGCACAGGCTTACGACCTGGTGTTGAACGGCCACGAAATCGCCGGAGGAAGTATTCGTATTTACCGGGAAGATCTTCAGGAAAAAATGTTCAGAATTCTGGGAATCTCACATGATGAAGCCCGCCAAAAGTTCGGTTTCCTGTTGGATGCTTTTCAATACGGTGCCCCGCCTCATGGTGGAATCGCTTTTGGCTTTGACCGGCTGGTGATGATTCTCGCCGGGACAGACTCTATCCGTGAGGTCATTGCCTTTCCAAAAACTACCACTGCCCAATCTCCCATGGATAATGCCCCCGATATTGTGGATGAAAAACAACTGAAAGAGCTCCATTTGAGAGTGGAGAATGAAGAGTTGTGA
- a CDS encoding metallophosphoesterase family protein produces the protein MRHLILGDIHGQYDALIRVLKKADYDPNGDSLYCVGDLTDRGPDSARVLDFCIKHGVLSVRGNHDMWFLDYLIRGYAPMIWLSQGGYETLSSWHQESMSRKEVLDYYQNMPYYRELHLGGLSIAVFHGGITPGVPLKDQDTEVLTWDRYFWVFEQDPKLPYDRYFLGHTALKDSAEKNKYHVINLDTGAGYKRILTAMDMVTLEKYEVNV, from the coding sequence ATGCGCCATCTCATTCTTGGTGACATCCACGGACAGTACGATGCCCTGATCCGTGTCCTGAAGAAAGCGGATTATGATCCGAACGGGGATAGTCTGTACTGTGTCGGTGATTTGACGGATCGTGGACCCGATTCTGCCAGGGTTTTGGATTTTTGTATCAAACACGGGGTTTTATCCGTTCGCGGGAATCATGATATGTGGTTTTTGGATTATTTAATCCGGGGCTATGCGCCCATGATATGGCTCAGTCAGGGTGGTTATGAAACCCTCTCTTCCTGGCATCAGGAATCCATGTCCCGGAAAGAAGTGCTGGATTATTACCAAAACATGCCCTATTACCGTGAACTTCATCTCGGAGGATTGTCCATCGCTGTATTTCATGGAGGTATCACACCAGGAGTCCCGCTGAAAGATCAAGACACTGAAGTTCTTACATGGGATCGCTATTTCTGGGTGTTTGAACAGGATCCAAAATTACCGTATGACCGGTATTTTCTGGGACACACAGCCCTGAAAGATTCAGCAGAAAAAAACAAATACCATGTAATTAATCTGGATACCGGTGCCGGATATAAGCGGATCTTAACAGCGATGGATATGGTGACGCTGGAAAAGTATGAAGTGAATGTATAA
- a CDS encoding family 10 glycosylhydrolase, whose product MKVKQLMLLTVLFALMASCGGRIEAPVKEARAVWYSRFEYCNSTKTHDQDSIKLHISSVIDKAADANFNIILFQVRGNGDAYYTSDIEPWGEHLTGEFGKDPGWDPLEYAVKKAHSRGLELHAWINTFPVWRGTEPPKETNPLSPYLAHPEWLVCDTSGTPQPLTNHYVSFSPGIPQVHDYLITLAKDIVSRYDIDGIHFDYIRYPEGSIDNGYSHDSISVSLFQDSEKGNPYNLEWEDWQREQLNQFVYKMYNAIHEMDPAIKMSAATIGSYDVGGWNGYHAVFQDGRRWAEMGKVDFLAPMIYWERTHPIQPFMKRSEEWRKNTFERYCFPGMGSYRYNTDEKPHTWDETLGQIRDMRAKEFPGFVFFDAGSIEGHWSDLGFKEFATPANIPPMPWLNVQEPVLPENITVDMPDHNKIRIQWENTTDQWQRYNIFVAEGPEIDSLSSHHLRMVTLPGANTAELKVRNQDTHIALSALNKAWVESPLSRIISFRE is encoded by the coding sequence ATGAAAGTAAAACAACTTATGTTGCTGACGGTGCTTTTTGCACTCATGGCATCCTGTGGCGGCAGGATTGAAGCCCCGGTCAAAGAAGCCAGGGCTGTCTGGTATTCCCGGTTTGAATATTGCAACTCTACAAAGACCCATGATCAGGATTCGATCAAACTTCACATCAGTTCTGTCATAGACAAAGCGGCTGATGCCAATTTTAATATTATCCTTTTTCAGGTCCGTGGGAATGGAGATGCTTATTACACATCAGATATCGAACCCTGGGGTGAACATCTGACAGGTGAATTCGGAAAAGATCCGGGTTGGGATCCCCTGGAATATGCTGTAAAGAAGGCACACAGCAGGGGTCTGGAACTCCACGCCTGGATTAATACATTTCCTGTATGGCGGGGGACCGAACCTCCTAAAGAGACAAACCCTCTCTCCCCCTATCTTGCCCATCCTGAGTGGCTTGTCTGTGATACATCCGGAACACCCCAGCCTTTGACGAATCATTATGTTTCTTTTTCACCTGGAATTCCTCAGGTCCATGATTACCTGATCACCCTGGCAAAGGATATCGTCAGCCGGTATGATATTGACGGAATTCATTTCGATTATATCCGTTATCCCGAAGGAAGCATTGATAATGGTTATTCCCACGATTCAATCAGTGTCAGCCTGTTTCAGGATTCAGAAAAAGGGAATCCTTATAACCTTGAATGGGAAGACTGGCAGCGTGAGCAGCTGAACCAATTTGTCTACAAGATGTACAACGCAATCCATGAAATGGATCCGGCAATTAAAATGTCCGCCGCTACCATTGGCAGTTACGATGTTGGAGGTTGGAATGGCTATCATGCCGTTTTTCAGGATGGACGTCGCTGGGCGGAAATGGGGAAAGTCGATTTTCTGGCTCCCATGATTTATTGGGAAAGGACTCATCCCATTCAGCCTTTTATGAAACGAAGTGAGGAATGGCGTAAAAACACCTTCGAAAGATACTGCTTTCCCGGTATGGGGAGTTATCGTTACAATACAGATGAGAAACCTCACACCTGGGATGAAACCCTGGGTCAAATCAGGGACATGCGTGCAAAAGAGTTTCCAGGCTTTGTCTTTTTTGATGCCGGAAGCATTGAAGGACACTGGAGTGACCTAGGTTTTAAAGAATTTGCCACACCTGCAAATATTCCACCCATGCCCTGGCTGAATGTTCAGGAACCTGTTTTACCTGAAAATATTACCGTCGATATGCCGGATCACAACAAAATCCGGATTCAATGGGAAAATACAACTGACCAATGGCAGCGGTACAATATTTTTGTGGCTGAAGGACCTGAAATCGATTCACTGTCATCACATCATCTCAGGATGGTCACATTACCAGGGGCGAATACCGCAGAACTGAAAGTCAGGAACCAGGATACCCATATCGCTCTGTCTGCACTCAACAAAGCATGGGTTGAAAGTCCATTAAGTCGGATTATCTCCTTCAGGGAATAA